From the genome of Hymenobacter gelipurpurascens:
TTGCGGCCCACCGTGGCCTGCGCTTCGTAAATAGTGACGCGGTGGCCGGCTTCCGCCAGGCGCTGGGCGGCCAGCATTCCTGCCGGGCCACCGCCAATTATGGCTACTTGAGTTCCTGAATCAGCTGCGCTTTGCATGGGGCAAAGGTAGAGGCGAAGTGGCCTACGGCAGTGCAGAGTTCAGTTAAAGCATCATTTTCTACGTATCGTTGAGCTGTTGGACCATTTTTTTGCTGCATGGGCTCCTATTCTATTCTGATTGGCCTGAGCTTGGCCATTATGCTTTCGTACCTGTTTGATCTGGCGGCTCGCGCTACCAAGATTCCATCGGTACTGATGTTGCTGCTCACCGGTATTGCCCTGCGGCAGGCCGCCGATTATTTCGATGTAGTGGTGCCGATTCCGAAGGTGGTGCTGGAAATATTCGGCGTCATTGGGCTAATCATGATTGTGCTAGAGGGCGCACTTGATCTGAAGCTCAGCCGCGACAAAGCGCCTCTGATCCGGCGCTCCTTCTTTGCGGCGGTGCTCATGCTAGTGGTGCAGGCCGCCGCCATTGCTGGTATTCTGCAGCTGTGGCTGGGCGTGAGCTTTCAAACCAGCCTCGTCAATGCGGTGCCATTGGCCGTCATCAGCTCAGCTATTGCCATTCCCAGCGTGGCAAACCTGGTGGGCGAGAAGCAGGAGTTTATCGTCTATGAGAGCACCTTTTCCGATATCCTCGGCATCATGCTCTTCAACTTCGCGCTTCAGCAAAACTTCGCGCAGGGCATGTCCGTCGTCACGTTTGGGCGCGATGTAGTGGCCGTATTGATTGTAGCTGTCCTCAGCACGGCCTTCCTGGCGTTTCTGCTCGGGCGCATTCGGCTGCACGTGAAGTTCTTCCTGATTCTGGCCTTTCTGGTCCTGATGTATAGCGTAGCCAAAAAGCTGCATCTATCCTCTCTGGTGCTGGTGCTCGTCTTTGGGCTGGCCGTAAACAATGCTGAACTGTTCTTGAAAGGACCGCGGATGCGCAAGTGGTTCCAGCCAGAAAAGCTGCAGGAAGAGGTACACCAGCTCCGTAGTATCACCGCCGAATCGGCGTTTCTAATCCGCACGTTCTTCTTTCTGCTGTTCGGCTTCAGCATCACGCTCAGCAGCCTGATAAGTGGTACTCTGCTGCTGCAGGGCGTACTGATTGTGGCCGTACTCACAGCTATCCGCTACTTCTACCTGCGCTACATTGCGCGCACCGATCTGATTCCGGAGTTGTTCATCGCCCCCAAAGGCCTGATTACGGTACTGCTTTTCTACAGCATTCCGGAGCAGCACCACATTGGCGAGGTAGGGGAGAATATCCTGTTCGTGGTTATTCTGCTTACTGGCCTACTGATGATGGCCGGGCTGCTGCTGGCCCGCGAGGAGCCCGAAATAGGAGAGTATTAGCGGTGAATTTGTGAAGTGGTGAATTTACCGTGCAGCTTGCCCAAGATGCGCTAATTATGCCCCTAGGCCACACTTCACCTTCAGCTTTCGCTTTCCCGGATGAGCTGACGACGGTAGCTCGAAAGAATAGTGGACTTCAGAATAAAGCCCTGATACCGTTCATCGGCGCCCACCACGGGCAAGGCCCAGGCGCCCAACTCTTCCATGCAGCGCAGCGTGTCCTGAATGGAATCATCGGGGCGGACGGTAGCTGGTGGCTCGCTCATCAGGTCCTGCACGCGGGTGGTATTGTAGTGCTCATCGTCGAACAGGGCGTCGCGGACCGTATCGAGGCTGATGATGCCGTGGAGGTGGCCCTGGTCATCGACCACCGGAAAGAGGTTGCGGGTTGCGTGGCGGAAGGCGACTACCAACTCTCCCAGCGTATCATCGGGGTGAACCGTAAGGAAATCCGTCTGTACTAACTGATGTAAGTCCAGCTGGGCCAGGAGCCCCCGGTCGCGGTCGTGGTGTACATACACGCCGCGCTGCACCAGCTTGCGAGTGTATACAGAGTAGGGCTCGAAATAGCGCGTAATCAGGTAAGAGCCAGACGTTACCACCATCAAAGGCACGAAAAGCGCATAACCGCCCGTGATTTCCGCAATCAGGAAGATGCCGGTAAGCGGGGCGTGCACTACGCCAGCCAGCGTACCCGCCATGCCCAGCACAATGAAGTGCACCTCCGAAATAGGGTAGATGCCGCTCAGGTTGATCAGGCGGGCAAAAATAAAGCCCATCAGCGCGCCTGCAAACAGCGAGGAACCGAACATGCCCCCGTTACCGCCAGCCCCGATGGTGATGGTGGTGGCCACTACTTTCAGCAGCATACTACCGCCGGCTACCAGCAGCAACAGGCCTACACTCTCGTCGCGGTACACGGCAAACAAGGAGCCGTCCACGAGTTGCTCGGCGTGGCCGCCCAGCAGCAGCTGCACAATGTTGTAGCCCTCGCCATAGAGCGGCGGAAAGACGAAAACCAGCAAACCTAGCCCTAGGCCACCCAGCAGCACCTTGCGGTAGGTGCCAGGCCAGCGCTCAAAAAACTTATCGGCCCAGAAGTATACCCGAATCATGTAGACGGAGAGTAGCGCCGTGAAGCCAGCCAGCATCAGGTAGAAAGGCACCGCATCTACGGGCCAGCTGGTCGTAATCAGCACGAAGGGCTGGCCTGCATAGAGGGCTTTTGAAACCACTGTGGCAGTGGCCGACGAGATGAGCAGCGGTACGAAAAACGCCGCCGACAGCTCCGACAGAATAACCTCCACGGCAAACAGCACGCCCGCAATAGGCGAGTTGAAGATAGCTGCCACACCCGCTGCCGCCCCGCACCCCGTGAGCAGGCGCCGCTCGCGCCGACCGATGCGCAGCACCCGGGCCGTATTGGAGCCAATGGCCGAACCCGTAACCGAAATAGGGGCCTCCAGACCCGCCGACCCGCCAAACGTAACCGTCAGGAACGACGAAACCAGCTGGGAGTACAGCTTGCTGCGGGGCACTATGCTGCCTTGCCGGGCAATATTGTAGATGATAGCCCCAATGCCGCGCCCGAGGTTGCCGCCCAGAAAATAGCGCGTAAACAACACCGTGAGGGCCACCCCAATAATAGGGTAGAGAGACAGGGCAAACACTTGGTATTGCTCTGGCACCCAGGCATACAGCCAATGCTGGGCATCGTGCACGGAGGTTTTAAGCACTACCGCCGCCAACCCGGAAAGCACGCCTACCAAAATACTCACCAGTATCAGGTACACCCGGTCGTTGAGATGACGCAGGCGCCACAACAACAGAGGACTCAGCAGCCGATGAAAAGTATTCTTGGGCATAAGCACGCAACATCAGACACTCGCCCTTGCAGATTTTTCTGCGGCGTTAGGATAGCGCTGTTTAAACTAACGACAAAAGTCGCCGGATAGGCACGCCGCCGCCGGTTTCCTTCTGGCTAGGCGCCGGACAGCACCGCAACGTAGCTGAAGCGTGTTTATTTCCGGCGCCGGAAGAACCTGGGGCAACTTACGCACTTTATACTGGCCTAGGCCACTTGGTAACCTACTGCCCAAGAACAGGTACTCCCACCCCGGCGCCCAGAAGCTCCTGCTTTACCTGCTGCATCAGGCGGCTTTTCTGTTGCAGCACGCCCCGGCGGTAGTCTTCAGAATCGGTCCAGAAGTACACCCGCAGGTCGACGGTGGTGGCCGTGGCTTTCTCCAGATTCACGTAGGGCGTGCGGGGAGCCTGCTGCACCTCCGGCACTGAGCGCAGAAAATTCAGAATAATATGGATAACCGAATCGGGCGTTTCGGTCTCGCCAAGCTCTACACTAACCAGAAACTCCTGCCGCAGATTGCCGTCGCGGGTGTAGTTGATCAGTGGCTCTTTCAAGACCAGGGAGTTCGGCAGGAAAATGTGCTTGCCATCGAAGGTGCGCACCAGTGTAGTCCGCAGATTGAGGGCCTCCACATGGCCAATCAGGTCTTTGATCTGGACTGTATCGTTGATGTGAAACGGGCGGTTAAAGGCCAGAATGACTCCGGCCAGGAAGTTTTCGGCTATATCCTTGAAAGCAAAGCCCACAATAAATGCCGACACCCCCGCCGCGCTCATCAGCCCCGTTACAATGCCGCTGAAACCCAAAATATTGAGGGCCAGTAGTAAGCCTACCAAAATCATGACCCATTTGCCAATGCTGGCCAGAAAGTCGCCGAGCAGCGGGTCGGCGGACCGGTTTCGGAGCCGTCCACCCAGGAAAGCACTCAGGCGGTTGGCCAGAAACACAGCCGCTACCAGCAGCACCAGCGCTACCAGCAGCTTCGGAAGAATAACTAAAAACTGCTGCCAGTAAGCCAGCAGCACACGACTCAAATCCTGCACCATACTCTACCTCTAAAATTGGCCCGCGGGCTAAAACAGAAGCCCCGTTGCACAAGGGCAGCGGGGCTTTAGAGGGGGTATACGAAAAATATGGGGCAGAAGGTTGGGCGCTAGGCCACTGCGGGCCGGTTCAACCAGCGCCAGAAAACCACACCACCCGCCGCGTAAGCCACTATATCGAGCGGATCGGGGGTGGTGCGAGCATCAAAGTGGGGCAGGATGGCTTCAAACCACACCGACATAACAACCCAGGTGCTGAAAATCCAGGACGTAGGCAGCACGAAGCTGGGCCGGTGGAAGTAGAATCGCCGAAAAAACCACAGCAGCATCGTCAGCTCTAGGGGCAGGGCCAGCACATCAGCCACGTACGAGCGCATTGCCGTGGGCAGGGGCCAGTGGGCCGAAAGGGAGCCGCCATGTTTATACACAACGGCCACCACATACACCGCTGTGCCCACCAGAAATAACGGATGCCGTAGCTCGCTAGGCCACTTCTTCATCCGGCCAGCAGCGTCAGGAACCACACCACAAAGGACACCAGGGCCGCAAAGGCCAACTGCCCACCCCGAATGATCTTCTTGAAGAAGCGCACGGTGGGGCTGTCGTCGGGGTTGATCTGGATCTGCAGGAACGAGGGCAGTGGTTCCTCGGCTTGTTTCTGCCGGGCCTGCTCGCTGCGGAGGCGTTGCGGATCCAGGAGCTGCCCGCACCGCTCACACCGGTCCTCTGGGCGTTGCTGCCAGTTGCTCCAGAAGCCACACGCCGGACACTTTTTGGTGGCACTGAGCAGAGAATTGGTGTTGGGCATGGAGAGAGGGGAAGTGCAGGCGAGAACGAGCGAATGGCCTATCTAGAGCGAAGGATTATAGCAGAGAAATACGCTTCGTGATGGTGCCATGGGCCGTGTATACTACAACCAGATAGAGCCCTGGCCGGTTCGGGGCCAGAGTTACGGTTAAGGTACGGGCCGTCTGTTGCCGCAGATTATGTGCAAGAACCAAGTGGCCTAGCGCATCAAAAATCTGCATTTGCTGGACGGCAACATTCGCTTTCTGCCAGTCAAGCGTCAGCTGGCCTGCCGTTGGGTTAGGATACAGCGTAAGAGCGGAGGAAAGTGCTGCATCTGCCGCTGTTGCAACTGGTACCACAAACTTTGTGGCCGACAGGCCGGGGCCACCGGCTCCGGCGACTGAAAGTAAGCCTGAGCGTGCCCCTGTTGGCACTTCAGCCACAATCTGTGTGGGGCTGCTGCTCACAAGCTTGGCGGGCACTCCCTCAAAGTACACGGTGTCGGTCTGGCCATCAGCCAGAAAATTCCGTCCCTCAATCGTAACCAAGGTGCCCGCACTGCCTTCAGCCGGCGAGAAGCTGCTGATGACCGGCGCTGGAATAAACGTAAACTCCGTAGCCGTAGTAGCCTTGCCGCCTGGCGTTTGTACCTCTATCGGCCCAGATGCTGCCAAGGTGGGCACGCGCACGAGCAGCTGGGTGGCAGAGGCCTGCAGCACTACTCCCGAGGTAGCCCCGAACAGCACCGTGTTGCGAGTAGGTACTTCCGAGAAGTTGGTGCCGGTAAGCGTAACAGAGCTGCCAGCTTTGCCTTTTCCTGGGCTGGAAATCGTGAGGGTAGGCGGGTGCCACGTTTTGAAAAGTGACAGGCTTTCTGCCTGGCCACCAAGAGTTTTTATCAGAATATGGCCTACTGGTGCGCCTGGAGGTACCTCTACATCTAGGCGGGAGGAAGTGGCGAGTACTACGCGAGCCGCTAGGCCACCTATCGTAACCGTATCCTGATCAGGCACTGGTGAGAAATGGGCGCCCGTAAGTGTAAGTATGGTGCCTGGAATTCCCTCTTCGGCGGAAAGAGATGTAAGTGTAGGAGGCAGAAAGGCCGTAAAGCTGGCCGTGGAATGGGCAGAACCATCAGGGGTGATAACCTGAATCCGGCCCGGAGTTGCGCCCGCCGGCACCCGCACCGTGAGCGAAGTAGGAGTGACCTGGAGAATTTGGGCTGCCGTGCCCTGGAACCGTACCTGATTACCAGTTGTAGAGGGCGCAAAATGCTGCCCCGTTATGGTAACCAGCGTGCCCGCCCGCCCCTGAGCCGGCGAGAAGCCGCTAATACCGGGAGATACAACGACATCCTTCGCAGCCAGCTCCAAGCCCGGTACCACGGAAGGGGGTACATCGAAAATTCGGTTCAGTGTAGTGTTGGTCCGGACGGGCTCGTTGTAATCAAAGAATATATCAGCGAAGT
Proteins encoded in this window:
- a CDS encoding mechanosensitive ion channel family protein — translated: MVQDLSRVLLAYWQQFLVILPKLLVALVLLVAAVFLANRLSAFLGGRLRNRSADPLLGDFLASIGKWVMILVGLLLALNILGFSGIVTGLMSAAGVSAFIVGFAFKDIAENFLAGVILAFNRPFHINDTVQIKDLIGHVEALNLRTTLVRTFDGKHIFLPNSLVLKEPLINYTRDGNLRQEFLVSVELGETETPDSVIHIILNFLRSVPEVQQAPRTPYVNLEKATATTVDLRVYFWTDSEDYRRGVLQQKSRLMQQVKQELLGAGVGVPVLGQ
- a CDS encoding chloride channel protein, which encodes MPKNTFHRLLSPLLLWRLRHLNDRVYLILVSILVGVLSGLAAVVLKTSVHDAQHWLYAWVPEQYQVFALSLYPIIGVALTVLFTRYFLGGNLGRGIGAIIYNIARQGSIVPRSKLYSQLVSSFLTVTFGGSAGLEAPISVTGSAIGSNTARVLRIGRRERRLLTGCGAAAGVAAIFNSPIAGVLFAVEVILSELSAAFFVPLLISSATATVVSKALYAGQPFVLITTSWPVDAVPFYLMLAGFTALLSVYMIRVYFWADKFFERWPGTYRKVLLGGLGLGLLVFVFPPLYGEGYNIVQLLLGGHAEQLVDGSLFAVYRDESVGLLLLVAGGSMLLKVVATTITIGAGGNGGMFGSSLFAGALMGFIFARLINLSGIYPISEVHFIVLGMAGTLAGVVHAPLTGIFLIAEITGGYALFVPLMVVTSGSYLITRYFEPYSVYTRKLVQRGVYVHHDRDRGLLAQLDLHQLVQTDFLTVHPDDTLGELVVAFRHATRNLFPVVDDQGHLHGIISLDTVRDALFDDEHYNTTRVQDLMSEPPATVRPDDSIQDTLRCMEELGAWALPVVGADERYQGFILKSTILSSYRRQLIRESES
- a CDS encoding cation:proton antiporter domain-containing protein, with the translated sequence MGSYSILIGLSLAIMLSYLFDLAARATKIPSVLMLLLTGIALRQAADYFDVVVPIPKVVLEIFGVIGLIMIVLEGALDLKLSRDKAPLIRRSFFAAVLMLVVQAAAIAGILQLWLGVSFQTSLVNAVPLAVISSAIAIPSVANLVGEKQEFIVYESTFSDILGIMLFNFALQQNFAQGMSVVTFGRDVVAVLIVAVLSTAFLAFLLGRIRLHVKFFLILAFLVLMYSVAKKLHLSSLVLVLVFGLAVNNAELFLKGPRMRKWFQPEKLQEEVHQLRSITAESAFLIRTFFFLLFGFSITLSSLISGTLLLQGVLIVAVLTAIRYFYLRYIARTDLIPELFIAPKGLITVLLFYSIPEQHHIGEVGENILFVVILLTGLLMMAGLLLAREEPEIGEY